The stretch of DNA TGGGTGATTGAAAATAAAACCAACGGTGCCCGTTCGTTCAGCAACTTTAACGAAGGCTTGGGCAAAGTATTACGTTTTGGCGCCAACAACGACGAAGTGCTGCAACGTTTACACTGGATGGCCAATGAACTGGCTCCGGCACTGAAAAAAGCCGTTGCCATCTTAGGCGACCTTGAACTGAAACCATTGATGGCGCAGGCGCTGCATATGGGAGATGAAGTTCATAACCGTAATGCGGCAGCGACAGGCCTGTTAATTAAGCGCCTGATTCCAGCCCTGCTGGAAAGCGGCCTGCCGTTAGATCTGATTCAACGCGCCACGGCATTTATTGTCGGCAATGACCACTTCTTCCTCAACCTGTCCATGGCGGCCTGTAAAGCCATGATGGATGCCGCCGCCAACGTACCGTTCAGCTCAATGGTTACCGTGATGGCGCGTAACGGCGTCAACTTTGGTATTCGCCTGTCAGGTACTGGCGACCGCTGGTTCCAGGCTCCCGCCAACCCGGTTGAAGGTCTGTTCTTCCCTGGCTACGGCGTTGAAGATGCCGCCGCCGACTTAGGAGATAGCGCCATTACCGAAACCGCAGGTGTCGGTGGCTTTGCCATGGCGTCCTCTCCGGCCATCGTGAAATTTGTTGGAGGGACGCCGGATGATGCTACCAATAACAGCCGCCGCATGCAGGCCATCACGTTGGGTGGCAACCCGGCCTTTACGCTGCCGGCACTGAACTTCGCACCAACTGCCGCCGGTATTGACGCACGTAAAGTGGTCGATCGCGGCATTCTGCCAGTGATTAACACCGGGATTGCTCACAAACAAGCAGGCGTAGGCCAAATTGGTGCCGGTATTACCACCGCACCGATGCCGGGCTTTGTGGAAGCTATTTCTGCGCTGGCGGAACAGGTCAGACTGTATGAAGAAAAACATCATGAAGGAAAAGCATCATGAGTAAGCCATTAGCCATTGTGGCAGTAGGCGGTAATGCGTTGATTACCGATGATAAACACAACAGCATTCCTGACCAGTATCTGTCAGTAATTGAAAGCGTTAGCCATATTGCCGAAATGATTGAAGCGGGCTGGGACTTAGTGGTGACCCACGGCAACGGACCGCAGGTTGGTTTTATTCTGCGCCGTTCAGAGTTGGCAAAACAGGAAGTGGCTCCGGTACCGTTGGACTATGCAGTTGGTGACACGCAGGGTGCTATTGGTTATATGTTCCAAAAAGCGCTGAATAACGAACTTCAGCGCCGTGGAATTAATAAGCCCGTGGTGACCATTGTGACCCAAACATTGGTCAGCGCCGACGATAAAGCATTTAACAACCCTAGCAAGCCGATTGGTGCCTTTTTTGATGAAACCACAGCCCGTCAGCGTCAGCAGGAACTGAACTGGACCGTGATGGAAGATGCCGGTCGCGGCTGGCGTCGTACCGTGGCTTCTCCTATGCCACAGGAAATCATTGAACATCATGTGATCGCCAGTCTGTTAGCTCAGGGCTGTGTGGTTATCGCCTGCGGTGGCGGCGGTATTCCGGTAGTGCGTGATGCCAAAGGTCAGTTAACCGGCGTTGAAGCTGTTATCGATAAAGATCTGGCATCGGCCCTGTTGGCTCAACAGCTGGAAGCAGACTTACTGCTGATCCCTACCGGTGTGAAGCAGGTTGCGGTCAATTTCGGTCAGCCGGATCAGCGCTGGTTAAGCAACCTGACCATGGCAGAAGCGCAGGAACTTATCGACCAGCAGCAGTTTGGTGCAGGCAGCATGTTGCCAAAAGTAGAGGCCATCATGGGTTTTATTGCTTACAACCAACAGCATGGCAAAACCGGTCGTGGGCTGATTACCAGTCCGGAAGCCATTCGCGATGCGCTGGAGCATAAAACCGGCACCTGGATTACCCCTTAATAAACCAATTTTAAGCCCTGCTCTGGCGGGGCCTTTAAACAGAATAATTATTTAACAGGAGACAACACATGGCGGCAACAACCTTGCTGGCGGTCAACGGCACTCTGATGCGTGGACTGGAACTTAATCCGAATATGCTGAAAGCCGGTGGCGTATTTGTGCGTGAAGATAAAACCGATGCTCACTACCGCATCTGGAGTATTAACGATCGTCACCCTGGCATGATCAGAGTGATGGAAGGCGGTACCTCTGTGTCTCTGGAAATCTGGGAACTTCCTTTGAGTTCATTCGCTGACTTACTGATGAGTGAGCCTGCGGGTTTAGCCATTGGCAAAGTGAAACTGCAAGACGGCAGTGAAGTGCTGGGCGTGCTGGCAGAGCCATGGTTAACCGAAGGACAAAAAGAGATCACTGATTTAGGATGCTGGAGAAAATATACCGGGCATCATCACCTAAGCTAAACGCTATAGCGTAAAGGAATATCGTATGCGCAAAACGAGTGAAAATTTGAACACTGCTTCAGGGCTTCGTATCGCCATGATTTTGCTGGGTATCGCCGTTACACCGGTACTGCTTTCCTCATCCAGCTTAGGTAATCAGTTGTCCGGCTCTGAGTTGATTCAGGTGGTCAGTATTGGCGGATTAATTCTGGCTATTTTGGCGGCTATTACTATCAGCGTTGGCGAAAAGGCACGCTTACCGACCTATGGCATCGTGAAATACGCCTTTGGTGAGAAAGGCGCTATCGCCATTAATATTCTGATGGCGATCAGTCTGTTTGGCTGGATTACCGTTACTGCCAATATGTTTGGTCATTCAGTTCATGATCTGCTGGCGCAGTATGGTTTTAACCTGCCGGTGCCGCTGTTGGTTGCTTTTGGCTGTGTTATTTTTGTTGCTTCAACGGCATTTGGTTTTGAAGTGTTGGGCAAAGTGGCGCAGTTCGCAGTGCCGATTATCGCACTGGTGCTTTGTTATATTCTCTATGTGGCGGTTAACGGTAAAGTGCCGGTGGTTGAGCACCTTAGCTCGATGAATATGGGGGTGGCTATTTCGTCGGTAGTCGGCACCATTATTGTGTTAGTGGCTACTCTGCCGGATTTCGGTAGTTTCGTACATAACCGTAAACATGCCATCATCGCCGCGCTGCTGACCTTCCTGATTGCCTATCCGCTGTTGTACTGGGCTGGCGCAACGCCAAGCGCACTGAGTGGACAAAGCTCTCTGTTAGGGGCAATGGCACTGTTTGGCGCGGTATTACCGGCGGCTATTTTGCTGATTTTTGCTACCGTTACCGGCAACGCAGGCAATATGTTCCAGGGCACGTTGGTGGTTTCCACCCTGCTGGCCCGTTTCCCTAAATGGCAAATCACCGTGGCTTTAGGCGTGCTGGCAGCCATTGTTGGCAGCATGGATATTATGGCGTGGTTTATTCCGTTCCTGTTATTCCTTGGTGTTGCGACACCACCGGTAGCGGGTATCTATATTGCTGACTTCTTTATCTATCGCCGCAATGGTTATGATGAAACGCTGTTGGCTAAAGAATCTCAGATTAAAGTCACCACCTTTGTGGCATGGATTATCGGTTCGCTGGTTGGCTTTATGACCATCAAAGGCATGTTTACCCTGACCACTATTCCATCGGTAGACTCCATTCTGGTGGCCTGTGTATGTTATGCGGTGTTAAGCAAACTCACGTCAGCCAATAAATAAATCTCTGTTCTGTCTGTTCTCACTCCCCGTATCGGGAGTGAGAATACCATCGGTTTAACACAAACGCTGATACCCGGTTGCATCCGCTAATTAACTGCTTCATGATGTTTTTCAACTAATAGCGCCAATCTCCCGCAGGTTTAATATGTTTATTTCTGATGAGACTATTCGTATTGTCCGTCTGGTTGCTGAATATAAAAGCATTACTACCGCCGCAGAACACATTAATAAAGTGCCGTCGGCCATCAGCTATACGGTTAAAAAGCTGGAGGAATCATTTGGCATTGAGCTGTTTATCCGTAAGGGGCGTTATATTGAGCTGACGCCTGCCGGTGAGTATTTTATTCATCACAGTAAAACCATTCTTGACGATCTGGATGCGCTGAAACGCAATACTGCGCTGGTGCATGAAGGGGTTGAGCGTGAGTTGACGGTGGCGGTGAATAATATTGTCGCTCCCGGTGCACTGGTGGAGTTTATCAGTGAGTTTGAGCAGGCATTTCCTTCTACTCAGTTAAAAGTGAATACCGAGGTGTATAACGGCAGTTGGGATGCGCTGTACAGTAAGAAGGCTGATTTAGCCATTGGCGCGCCCCACTCCGTTCCCAGCACCGAGGGGATTATCAGTGCGCCAATCGGGCAAATGGACTGGGACTTTGTGGTTGGTCCGACTCATCCGTTAGCCACTCAGGTTCACCCTTTGCAGAATGCTGAACTGCGGAAATACCCGGCGATTTGTATTCGCGATACGTCGATTAATTTCACCCGGCAGCAGGCGTGGTTACTCGAAGGCCAGAAGCCGGTGTTTGTGCCTGACTTCCATATTGCTATTGATTTAATTCGCCGAAATGTGGGGATTGGTTATATTCCACATCATTTGTGTTTGCCGTTGCTGAACGCCGGGGAGTTGGTGAAGAAGCCGATGCAGGAGCATAAGCATGCTACTCAGATGTTTGTGGCTTATCGTTCGGATGGGATGGGGAAGGTTCGGCAGTGGGCGGCGGAGTTTTTGTTGCGGGCGGAGATGAAGGGGCGGTTGTGTGGCTACTTCTGAGGTTTGGGTAGTTAGATAGTATTAATTAGCTTCTGTGGGTATTCCGGCCGTAAAAGCTTTAACTTAATATCACCATTGTGCTCGGCCGGAAGGGCCATGTACTCAGCTGCGGAGTGCGTCGGGCCTACCTTTCCTACGGGCACTTCGTTGGCTTACGCCAAGTCGACCCCAACGGCGGCCCCTCCCGTCGATTGGCTGTATTTAAGGAGAGATACTTAATCATCTATCTACATCTATAATCTTTTTATCTGCCACCTGAGACATGGTGTTAGTTAGAGCGGTACTTCACACAAACTAAAGTACCGCATGGTTTTATAGTAACGTTTCAACCTCTGATTTCATTTCATCCTCCACACGATAGAGCGCACTAAACAGCGCTTCCATTTTTTCATGCAGGATAAATTGTAGTGACTCTTTTACCGCTGCTTCATTGATGTTGATGACCGCGCAGGTCAGCGCTAAGCATTGTTCTACCAGTTCCAGCGGATCTTTTGGGGTGGAGTCGATAAGTTTAAGCATGACGGCACCCTCCTTTTTTCAGCCAGTTTGCTGAAACAGAGGATCGTTTTTTCGATCCCGATCCGCAATTGGATCTTACTGCGAGTATAAATTCAGAGTGAGTTTGGGTATGCTTCTTCACAGCCATGATGTTATCTCCGATATAACGTTGTGGTGAGAAACCCCGTATGTGTTCGAGCACTGCGGGGTTTCGCTATTTTGGCGACCGGATAAAAAACCGGCAGCCAGAACACAGTATATTTGTACAGGGAGAGGGTCAATGGAGCAGAGCGGGAGTTGATGGGTTAATTTTAAAATGTGGGGATGGTTCGCAAATATTTGAGAATGATGCAAATTATCTGTGATGAAAGAAGCGATTATTAAGCGTTCTTAATGAGGAACTAAACATGATAAAAGTAGTTAGAAAGCGGTAGTTGCTTAATATTAACCCTTACCATATAGTTGTATTATACAACTATATTCAGAGATTAATGCAAATGAGTGCTGAATCAGAAATTATCAAACAGATACGCGTAGCTTCACGTTTGATGGTGCGGGAGCTCGGTTTTATGAGCAATACTCTGGCAGCAACCGAATATTCCCCTTCCGTAGTGCACACATTGCTTGAAGTGGAAAATAAGGGAACAATGACGGCGGCTCAGTTGGTGCAGATCTTAGGGCTTGAGAAGTCCAGCGTCAGCCGTATGTTGGCAAAATTGATCCGTATCGGTGAGCTGGAAGAAACGCCTTCCGCCGAAGATGCGAGGATCAAACGGCTCAGGCTTACGGCACAGGGCAAGAAAACTGTGGCAGAGATTAATAGATACAGTAACCAACGCGTCATTTCCGCACTAAAAAAAATCTCCCCCTATCAACAGCAAGTGGTTTCACAAGGGCTGACATTCTATGCAAATGCTTTGCAAGCCTGTCGGGAAGATACCAACCCAGGCAATCACGGCAGCCTGAAAATCGTTGCCGGATATCATGCGGGAATGATTGGCCGCATCACTGAAATACATGGCACTTTTTACGCCAGAGAATATGATTTCGGCAGTTTTTTTGAAGCCAAAGTATCAGCGAGTCTGGCCGATTTTGCAGGTCGTCTGGATAAGGAATGTAATCAGGTATGGCTGGCGATGCTTAACGACCGTATTGTCGGTTCTGTCGCCATTGATGGTGAAGACCTTGGCAATAATGAAGCACATTTGCGCTGGTTCATCCTCGATGACGGCTGCCGCGGCAGCGGAGCAGGAAGAAAACTGATTGTCGAAGCAATGAAGTTTTGCGATGAAAGAAAGTTTTCTGCAGTTCAACTATGGACATTCAATCAACTCACTGCAGCAAGGCATCTGT from Limnobaculum xujianqingii encodes:
- the arcC gene encoding carbamate kinase, which translates into the protein MSKPLAIVAVGGNALITDDKHNSIPDQYLSVIESVSHIAEMIEAGWDLVVTHGNGPQVGFILRRSELAKQEVAPVPLDYAVGDTQGAIGYMFQKALNNELQRRGINKPVVTIVTQTLVSADDKAFNNPSKPIGAFFDETTARQRQQELNWTVMEDAGRGWRRTVASPMPQEIIEHHVIASLLAQGCVVIACGGGGIPVVRDAKGQLTGVEAVIDKDLASALLAQQLEADLLLIPTGVKQVAVNFGQPDQRWLSNLTMAEAQELIDQQQFGAGSMLPKVEAIMGFIAYNQQHGKTGRGLITSPEAIRDALEHKTGTWITP
- a CDS encoding LysR substrate-binding domain-containing protein, with translation MFISDETIRIVRLVAEYKSITTAAEHINKVPSAISYTVKKLEESFGIELFIRKGRYIELTPAGEYFIHHSKTILDDLDALKRNTALVHEGVERELTVAVNNIVAPGALVEFISEFEQAFPSTQLKVNTEVYNGSWDALYSKKADLAIGAPHSVPSTEGIISAPIGQMDWDFVVGPTHPLATQVHPLQNAELRKYPAICIRDTSINFTRQQAWLLEGQKPVFVPDFHIAIDLIRRNVGIGYIPHHLCLPLLNAGELVKKPMQEHKHATQMFVAYRSDGMGKVRQWAAEFLLRAEMKGRLCGYF
- a CDS encoding cytosine permease, translating into MRKTSENLNTASGLRIAMILLGIAVTPVLLSSSSLGNQLSGSELIQVVSIGGLILAILAAITISVGEKARLPTYGIVKYAFGEKGAIAINILMAISLFGWITVTANMFGHSVHDLLAQYGFNLPVPLLVAFGCVIFVASTAFGFEVLGKVAQFAVPIIALVLCYILYVAVNGKVPVVEHLSSMNMGVAISSVVGTIIVLVATLPDFGSFVHNRKHAIIAALLTFLIAYPLLYWAGATPSALSGQSSLLGAMALFGAVLPAAILLIFATVTGNAGNMFQGTLVVSTLLARFPKWQITVALGVLAAIVGSMDIMAWFIPFLLFLGVATPPVAGIYIADFFIYRRNGYDETLLAKESQIKVTTFVAWIIGSLVGFMTIKGMFTLTTIPSVDSILVACVCYAVLSKLTSANK
- a CDS encoding bifunctional helix-turn-helix transcriptional regulator/GNAT family N-acetyltransferase, whose translation is MSAESEIIKQIRVASRLMVRELGFMSNTLAATEYSPSVVHTLLEVENKGTMTAAQLVQILGLEKSSVSRMLAKLIRIGELEETPSAEDARIKRLRLTAQGKKTVAEINRYSNQRVISALKKISPYQQQVVSQGLTFYANALQACREDTNPGNHGSLKIVAGYHAGMIGRITEIHGTFYAREYDFGSFFEAKVSASLADFAGRLDKECNQVWLAMLNDRIVGSVAIDGEDLGNNEAHLRWFILDDGCRGSGAGRKLIVEAMKFCDERKFSAVQLWTFNQLTAARHLYESFGFKLSKEWQGDQWGTSIMEQQFTRPGPMINP
- a CDS encoding allophanate hydrolase-related protein, giving the protein MAATTLLAVNGTLMRGLELNPNMLKAGGVFVREDKTDAHYRIWSINDRHPGMIRVMEGGTSVSLEIWELPLSSFADLLMSEPAGLAIGKVKLQDGSEVLGVLAEPWLTEGQKEITDLGCWRKYTGHHHLS
- a CDS encoding YlbE family protein; protein product: MNQLFSQPLKVVNAGLASFADNLQQAGGEVINLSWQPPAMGNIKAGMDLAWLMRHPLVEQANKQAFEQYLSAQPALVDVMFAREAISAMSQRKLILHSGPPISWDNMCGPVKGAIIGAILFEGWATSHEAAEKMVLDHQVDLEPCHHYQAVGPMAGIISPSMPLWVIENKTNGARSFSNFNEGLGKVLRFGANNDEVLQRLHWMANELAPALKKAVAILGDLELKPLMAQALHMGDEVHNRNAAATGLLIKRLIPALLESGLPLDLIQRATAFIVGNDHFFLNLSMAACKAMMDAAANVPFSSMVTVMARNGVNFGIRLSGTGDRWFQAPANPVEGLFFPGYGVEDAAADLGDSAITETAGVGGFAMASSPAIVKFVGGTPDDATNNSRRMQAITLGGNPAFTLPALNFAPTAAGIDARKVVDRGILPVINTGIAHKQAGVGQIGAGITTAPMPGFVEAISALAEQVRLYEEKHHEGKAS